The DNA window TTTGCGGTATCTGGGTTATACCCCGCTGCGGGCCTTCGTCCGGGCGTTGCGGCGCTTCAGTGCACGTCGCTCGTCTTCGCTCATGCCGCCCCATACGCCCGAGTCCTGGCCCGTGTTCAGGGCCCAACCGAGGCAATCTGTGGTCACCGGGCACCGATTACAGACCAGTTTCGCGTCAGCGATCTGCGCGAGCGCCGGGCCACTGTTCCCTACCGGGAAGAACAGCTCCGGGTCTTCGTCACGACAGACCGCCTTGTGGCGCCAATCCATACGTCTTTACTCCTTACTGAGTGCGCAGCAAGGCGCACGGCCATTTTCTTCGGCTGTTAACGCGTGCAGAGGAAAAGGAGTCCGGACTCCTACGTAAATTTCTGCATGCAACCTTTTGATCGTTTCACAGGCTCAACAGATGTCAATAGCGTGAGTTCGCTCGTGGGCTATCTCACTTTGATCAACTCGTAGCCAAGCCCTTACTCCGTT is part of the Mycobacterium mantenii genome and encodes:
- the whiB1 gene encoding transcriptional regulator WhiB1; its protein translation is MDWRHKAVCRDEDPELFFPVGNSGPALAQIADAKLVCNRCPVTTDCLGWALNTGQDSGVWGGMSEDERRALKRRNARTKARSGV